One region of Alosa sapidissima isolate fAloSap1 chromosome 1, fAloSap1.pri, whole genome shotgun sequence genomic DNA includes:
- the si:dkeyp-68b7.12 gene encoding myb-like protein X, translated as MRRARRKGGNKEKVFGCDLMEHLTTTGQEIPQVLRSCSEFIEEHGIVDGIYRLSGVSSNIQKLRSEFDSEGNPDLTKDVYQQDIHCVSSLCKAYFRELPNPLLTYQLYDRFAEAVAVQLEDERLVKIQDVLSSLPAPHFRTLEFLMRHLIKMSSFSAETNMHARNLAIVWAPNLLRSKDIEASGFNGTAAFMEVRVQSIVVEFILTHVSKLFPDTGSASGMPTERRKSLPSPTLQGNEDIFFRSMPSQYPGNMSPGNGPPVMRPYHAIIEPSDKRKGSLKGRKWRSIFNLGGRLPDPRKRNKGSTKEKEKQSLRPAKSMDSLSPGPFEGNRQGASPTQLSPVVPLGQEGGSSGGGGGLTTSSYAVTYRRGGGASVSVVSGGTQGTYSRLDSVGGASGGSEGTGPAAAAVTGLVAGGALAPVTRSPGQASRAEKRAGIHISGPFSVTVPLHITSGLVGVIQGAQGDEETPAPAQEEGERRRRGKGEEEEREEEEEKERGRKEDRKREEEEKEEKQIEERTSESESGTGGEKEEEAEGEREIHEEKVEVTPPVMDGECEERSLNGRLSSEEEEEEEEEEEEDIIEEEEGEAEEEYETGDGDYMEMRSTVLVPSASAEETPEVGSSVDADVPMSVEEESPDADLPLDFQDTFGFLDMMDSSTYQPNNEFSVEPPCYEDDEYEDSSWYDHDVQTSISTPQKAQTSPPSPVPLHTLTSRPTSLPLHTRLSIKSHSLPYKCSPCYPNASSSSDEDEDEVVLSDPSDEEDEDEDDDERGEYEDMFMRSLPNELEFHGLAWPASRGEPLPASNNEDTCLSGQSEDRVQTAFIPPSSGYVNMSRVGQSHNSNQTDTSSSVSGSQSEGKVIHDEVQLPISSQNINDVDQSQSSPATDTSSLANQLMDILPLSQSECSEVQTDSSHDYEEMRVTDVESNGATNKEMDKETHREESKEEEEREERGEEGQRADETWVTHTATAGPDTRTQLDQDSTGTHLGPPLPPRDHRNNTQTDSNHCHGETPSDSEVEEVDWSDLHPASATAVPSQGETRTSAGEGSASESDTSFNVVSHEPTGGRWQDGTYQKEEKEGEEMEEEKDGENEGKIETGDADEEESDKEEGGQDERVTDEEEDGEREKEGEQRVGRNEGEWTEREEEDEEKRLPVAKEEEEQPDGSERAVTDQKGPAEEIADQRSIGEEKEENETERGENEFFMSTGEAGAVSGQVGKEREEVEEGHTEEGHLAPAGHQMAEQLLESQTDHRASEDAEKSELLREEREREEEEEQVQNPISEAEQGGERNVGEERKDRESKTDDKLASLGQGLGRTLVVSKQVPVRTHQAKAVPVVPPKPQQSRLTALGLRQQMQSRDTHSPQQKDRDAPHTQHTHKQDTKRPQQDIQQHTPDTQTPDTKTLNTLHDDRQHQAQVRHIESPVAQEHTDAALHTGDTTQPCGPENDPPAEHRDADPYLPHINQQHPQMETPEQSLDTRAEQHAAQRQSETEVGTGGDEGGTREQGAEGKDRQGEQKDAEAGRDASPDVKKNRLSLQEGERERRTRDREVKRNSGISMCFDEAVARATREREREREHSEREKERERGVSVQDEKALK; from the exons ATGAGGAGAGCGAGAAGGAAAGGGGGGAACAAGGAGAAGGTGTTTGGCTGTGACCTTATGGAACACCTGACCACCACTGGCCAGGAAA TTCCTCAGGTGCTGCGCTCCTGCAGTGAGTTTATTGAGGAACATGGAATTGTTGATGGAATCTACAGACTGTCAGGCGTGTCGTCCAACATACAAAAactacg gtcTGAGTTTGACAGTGAGGGGAATCCGGACCTGACGAAGGATGTGTACCAGCAGGACATCCACTGTGTCAGCTCCCTCTGTAAGGCCTACTTCAGAGAGCTGCCCAACCCGCTGCTCACCTACCAGCTCTACGACCGCTTCGCT GAGGCAGTGGCAGTACAGCTGGAGGATGAGCGCCTAGTGAAGATTCAAGACGTGCTGAGTTCACTACCCGCTCCACACTTCAG GACTCTGGAGTTTCTGATGCGTCACCTGATTAAGATGTCCTCTTTCTCTGCTGAGACCAACATGCATGCCAGGAACCTGGCCATTGTATGGGCTCCAAACCTGCTTAG GTCTAAAGACATCGAGGCATCTGGCTTCAACGGCACGGCGGCCTTCATGGAGGTGCGCGTCCAGTCCATCGTAGTTGAGTTCATCCTCACTCACGTGTCTAAGCTCTTCCCAGACACAG GATCAGCTTCAGGGATGCCAACCGAGCGCAGGAAGTCCCTCCCCTCACCCACCTTACAGGGCAATGAAGACATCTTCTTCAGGTCCATGCCATCCCAGTATCCTGGAAACATGAGCCCAGGCAACGGCCCTCCTGTCATGAGGCCTTACCACGCCATCATCGAGCCGTCTGACAA GAGAAAGGGCTCACTGAAGGGACGGAAGTGGAGATCCATATTCAACCTGGGGGGCCGGCTGCCTGATCCACGCAAGCGCAACAAGGGTTCCaccaaag agaaagaaaaacagtctTTAAGGCCAGCTAAAAGCATGGACTCCCTCAGTCCTGGCCCTTTTGAAG GTAACCGTCAGGGAGCCTCGCCCACTCAGCTGTCCCCCGTGGTCCCCTTGGGACAGGAAGGCGGATCCTCCGGAGGCGGAGGCGGGCTCACCACCAGCAGCTATGCGGTGACATACCGCCGAGGGGGCGGGGCCAGCGTGAGTGTGGTCAGCGGCGGGACCCAGGGCACCTACAGCCGCCTGGACTCCGTTGGTGGGGCCTCTGGAGGAAGCGAGGGGACTGGGCCGGCGGCGGCGGCAGTGACGGGGTTGGTTGCGGGCGGGGCACTAGCTCCGGTCACCCGGTCACCAGGGCAGGCCAGCAGGGCGGAGAAGCGGGCTGGGATCCACATCTCGGGGCCGTTCTCCGTCACCGTGCCCCTCCACATCACCTCTGGCCTGGTGGGGGTCATCCAGGGGGCACAGGGCGATGAGGAGACCCCCGCACCTGcacaagaggagggggagagacggaggagaggcaaaggcgaggaggaggaaagggaggaagaagaggagaaggagcggGGCCGGaaggaagacaggaagagagaggaggaagagaaagaggaaaaacaGATAGAGGAAAGAACAagcgagagtgagagtggtacgggtggagagaaagaagaggaggcagagggagagagggagatacatGAGGAAAAGGTAGAGGTCACACCGCCAGTAATGGATGGAGAGTGTGAAGAGAGAAGTTTGAATGGGCGACTGagcagtgaggaagaggaggaggaggaggaggaggaggaggaggatataattgaagaggaagagggagaagcAGAGGAAGAGTATGAGACTGGAGACGGAGATTATATGG AAATGCGGTCCACAGTGCTTGTTCCATCAGCATCAGCAGAGGAAACCCCAGAGGTGGGTTCCTCTGTAGACGCTGATGTTCCCATGTCTGTCGAGGAGGAGTCCCCTGATGCAGACCTCCCGTTGGACTTCCAGGACACGTTTGGATTCCTCGATATGATGGACAGCAGCACATACCAaccg AATAATGAGTTTTCTGTGGAGCCTCCGTGCTATGAAGATGACGAGTATGAGGACAGCTCATGGTATGATCATGACGTCCAGACCAGCATTTCCACTCCGCAGAAAGCCCAGACGAGCCCACCGTCTCCGGTGCCCTTACACACGCTGACCTCCCGCCCGACGTCCCTCCCACTGCACACACGTCTGTCAATCAAATCCCACAGTCTTCCCTACAAATGCAGCCCCTGCTACCCCaatgcctcctcttcctcagacgAGGATGAAGACGAGGTTGTGCTCTCAGACCCGAGCGAtgaagaggatgaggatgaggatgatgacgAGAGGGGAGAGTATGAGGATATGTTTATGCGCAGCCTCCCTAATGAACTGGAGTTTCATGGCTTGGCCTGGCCTGCATCCAGGGGTGAGCCTCTGCCTGCCAGTAACAACGAAGATACTTGCCTCAGTGGCCAATCAGAGGACAGAGTGCAGACAGCTTTTATTCCACCAAGTAGTGGCTATGTGAACATGTCCAGGGTAGGCCAATCACATAATTCAAATCAGACAGACACAAGCAGTAGTGTTTCTGGTAGCCAATCAGAAGGAAAAGTCATACATGACGAAGTCCAGCTGCCAATCAGCTCTCAGAACATCAATGACGTTGACCAATCACAAAGCTCACCTGCAACAGACACAAGCTCACTAGCCAATCAGCTCATGGACATTCTCCCTCTTAGCCAATCAGAGTGCTCAGAGGTACAGACAGACTCAAGTCATGATTATGAAGAGATGAGGGTAACAGATGTAGAGAGCAACGGAGCAACAAACAAAGAGATGGACAaggaaacacacagagaagagagcaaagaagaagaagagagagaagagagaggagaggagggacagAG AGCGGATGAGACCTGGGTGACCCACACTGCCACCGCTGGACCAGACACTCGCACTCAGCTTGACCAAGACTCCACTGGCACTCACCTCGGCCCTCCGCTGCCACCCAGAGACCATCgcaacaacacacagacagactctaACCACTGCCATGGTGAAACACCCTCAGATAGTGAGGTAGAAGAGGTGGACTGGTCAGACCTTCACCCAGCCTCAGCCACTGCTGTCCCCTCACAGGGTGAGACTCGGACTAGCGCTGGGGAGGGGTCAGCATCAGAGTCAGACACCTCCTTTAATGTGGTTTCCCATGAGCCCACAGGGGGAAGATGGCAGGACGGAACATACcagaaggaagagaaagagggtgaagagatggaggaggaaaaGGATGGGGAGAATGAAGGAAAGATAGAGACAGGTGATGCtgatgaggaagagagtgacAAAGAGGAGGGTGGACAAGATGAGAGAGTAACAGATGaagaagaggatggagagagagagaaagagggtgaacAGAGGGTTGGCAGAAACGAGGGAGAGTggacagagagggaagaggaagatgaagaaaAGAGACTACCTGTggcgaaggaggaggaggagcagccaGATGGAAGTGAGAGGGCAGTCACAGATCAAAAGGGCCCTGCAGAGGAAATAGCAGACCAGAGAAGCATAGgcgaagaaaaagaagagaatgagacagaaagaggagaaaacGAGTTTTTCATGAGCACGGGAGAGGCCGGCGCTGTGAGCGGACAggtggggaaagagagggaggaggtagaggaaggACACACAGAGGAGGGACATCTGGCGCCAGCCGGACACCAGATGGCCGAGCAGCTGCTGGAGTCTCAGACAGACCACAGAGCCAGTGAGGATGCAGAGAAGTCTGAGCTgctcagagaggagagggagagggaggaggaggaagagcaggtaCAAAATCCCATCAGCGAGGCAGAacaaggaggggagaggaatgttggagaagagaggaaggatagagagagtaaGACGGATGACAAGCTGGCATCTCTGGGGCAGGGCCTGGGCAGAACTTTGGTGGTGTCCAAACAGGTGCCCGTGAGGACGCACCAGGCCAAAGCTGTGCCTGTGGTGCCGCCCAAACCGCAGCAGTCCCGTCTCACAGCGCTAGGCCTCAGACAGCAGATGcagagcagagacacacacagcccacagcAGAAAGACAGGGacgcgccacacacacaacacactcacaagcaagaCACCAAAAGACCACAACAAGACatacaacaacacacaccagacacacagaccccagacacaaaaacactgaACACACTGCACGATGACAGGCAACATCAGGCTCAGGTGAGGCACATAGAGTCACCTGTAGCACAAGAGCACACAGACGCTGCGCTCCACACAGGAGACACCACACAACCCTGTGGGCCAGAAAATGACCCACCCGCAGAGCACAGAGATGCAGACCCATACCTGCCACACATAAACCAGCAACACCCACAGATGGAGACACCAGAGCAGTCACTGGACACCAGAGCAGAGCAACACGCTgcacagagacagagtgagacagaggtAGGGACTGGCGGGGATGAAGGTGGAACGAGAGAGCAGGGGGCAGAGGGCAAAGACAGACAGGGGGAGCAGAAAGACGCGGAGGCAGGTAGAGACGCAAGTCCTGATGTTAAAAAGAACAGGCTGAGTCTTCAGGAAGGAGAGCGAGAACGGAGGACCAGAGATAGGGAGGTGAAGAGGAACAGCGGAATCAGCATGTGCTTCGATGAGGCGGTTGCACGGGCAAccagagaacgagagagggaaagggagcacagcgagagagagaaagagagggagagaggggtgagtgTACAGGACGAAAAGGCTCTGAAATAA
- the si:dkeyp-68b7.5 gene encoding zinc finger protein 45 isoform X1, producing MMSNSIDIQTQLASIMEVFAKSALAEMSKVIDNDSSLLRQEISRREREIEALWRRLQLTENELKSARQAQAQDKKSSVNLRSVGIQVNNGASREQVGVSSWAGPAMTERGPAAEWKDAIVHSFSLEVDVEEEDDEEDEEQGPFQIKEEKSEEEPWNKADGGAAVDGEDCWEEEVDTTNTPGEEVLGQRAPADPKLYGTWEDCSADRDTGLTADHPQEAPPSSLPMPHLLQQPHPLSHPPLAHVLQRDQRCLLSSHHQDPPPPIPPLPHRHCDVTSGYGPAEHPSASIGVGAGGEPVEGRDGGKRSRCGQCGKTFTTHFYLKIHQRIHTGERPFTCTACGKRFYCTSHLISHQRCHTGEKPYCCLECGKAYSHLNSLKLHQRSHAEEGGLGYA from the exons ATGATGTCAAATTCAATCGATATACAGACTCAGTTAGCCTCTATTATGGAAGTCTTCGCCAAATCAGCACTAGCTGAGATGAGCAAAGTAATCGACAACGACTCTTCTCTTTTACGGCAAGAGATATCCagacgagaaagagagattgaggcACTCTGGAGGCGACTGCAACTGACAGAAAATGAGTTGAAATCGGCTCGACAAGCTCAAGCACAAGATAAAAAGTCTTCAGTCAACTTGCGTTCAGTTGGAATCCAAGTGAATAATGGGGCGTCGCGTGAGCAAG TTGGCGTCTCCAGCTGGGCTGGTCCAGCTATGACCGAGAGAGGCCCTGCAGCAGAGTGGAAAGATGCGATTGTGCATTCATTCTCTCTTGAG GTggatgtggaggaggaggatgatgaggaagatgaagagCAAGGGCCTTTTCAGATCAAAGAGGAGAAGTCTGAAGAGGAGCCATGGAACAAGGCTGATG GTGGTGCTGCAGTAGATGGAGAAGACTGCTGGGAGGAGGAGGTAGACACGACAAACACACCTGGAGAAG AGGTCTTGGGTCAGCGTGCCCCTGCTGACCCGAAGCTCTACGGCACTTGGGAGGACTGCAGTGCTGACAGGGACACGGGCCTGACCGCAGACCACCCGCAGGAGGCCCCTCCTTCCTCGCTGCCCATGCCCCACCTCCTTCAGCAGCCACACCCCCTGTCCCACCCCCCGCTGGCACACGTGCTCCAGCGAGACCAGcgctgcctcctctcctcccaccatcaggACCCTCCCCCTCCCATCCCACCCCTCCCGCATCGCCACTGTGATGTCACCAGCGGTTACGGCCCAGCCGAGCACCCATCTGCGTCCATTGGCGTCGGTGCCGGTGGGGAACCCGTGGAGGGTCGTGACGGGGGCAAGAGGTCACGCTGCGGCCAGTGTGGCAAGACGTTCACCACGCACTTCTACCTGAAGATTCACCAACGGATCCACACAGGGGAGCGGCCCTTCACCTGTACGGCCTGCGGCAAGCGCTTCTACTGCACGTCGCACCTCATCTCCCACCAGCGCTGCCACACTGGTGAGAAGCCCTACTGCTGCCTGGAATGCGGCAAGGCCTACTCCCACCTGAACTCCCTCAAGTTGCACCAGCGCAGCCACGCCGAGGAGGGTGGCCTGGGCTACGCCTGA
- the si:dkeyp-68b7.5 gene encoding zinc finger protein 629 isoform X2: protein MTERGPAAEWKDAIVHSFSLEVDVEEEDDEEDEEQGPFQIKEEKSEEEPWNKADGGAAVDGEDCWEEEVDTTNTPGEEVLGQRAPADPKLYGTWEDCSADRDTGLTADHPQEAPPSSLPMPHLLQQPHPLSHPPLAHVLQRDQRCLLSSHHQDPPPPIPPLPHRHCDVTSGYGPAEHPSASIGVGAGGEPVEGRDGGKRSRCGQCGKTFTTHFYLKIHQRIHTGERPFTCTACGKRFYCTSHLISHQRCHTGEKPYCCLECGKAYSHLNSLKLHQRSHAEEGGLGYA, encoded by the exons ATGACCGAGAGAGGCCCTGCAGCAGAGTGGAAAGATGCGATTGTGCATTCATTCTCTCTTGAG GTggatgtggaggaggaggatgatgaggaagatgaagagCAAGGGCCTTTTCAGATCAAAGAGGAGAAGTCTGAAGAGGAGCCATGGAACAAGGCTGATG GTGGTGCTGCAGTAGATGGAGAAGACTGCTGGGAGGAGGAGGTAGACACGACAAACACACCTGGAGAAG AGGTCTTGGGTCAGCGTGCCCCTGCTGACCCGAAGCTCTACGGCACTTGGGAGGACTGCAGTGCTGACAGGGACACGGGCCTGACCGCAGACCACCCGCAGGAGGCCCCTCCTTCCTCGCTGCCCATGCCCCACCTCCTTCAGCAGCCACACCCCCTGTCCCACCCCCCGCTGGCACACGTGCTCCAGCGAGACCAGcgctgcctcctctcctcccaccatcaggACCCTCCCCCTCCCATCCCACCCCTCCCGCATCGCCACTGTGATGTCACCAGCGGTTACGGCCCAGCCGAGCACCCATCTGCGTCCATTGGCGTCGGTGCCGGTGGGGAACCCGTGGAGGGTCGTGACGGGGGCAAGAGGTCACGCTGCGGCCAGTGTGGCAAGACGTTCACCACGCACTTCTACCTGAAGATTCACCAACGGATCCACACAGGGGAGCGGCCCTTCACCTGTACGGCCTGCGGCAAGCGCTTCTACTGCACGTCGCACCTCATCTCCCACCAGCGCTGCCACACTGGTGAGAAGCCCTACTGCTGCCTGGAATGCGGCAAGGCCTACTCCCACCTGAACTCCCTCAAGTTGCACCAGCGCAGCCACGCCGAGGAGGGTGGCCTGGGCTACGCCTGA